In Magallana gigas chromosome 1, xbMagGiga1.1, whole genome shotgun sequence, the sequence acaacatACAAATTGAGTGGTTAAAAgaagagggctagagtcggtggaatctctgataatcttaaggctttcacgttttcgttggaaacacatgcaaatggtccacgtattgtagtccttttttaaaggaaagcAACTTGTTATATTTATTACTGTGTGACCTTCATCACAAACAGCATTTGTGATTCTTCCGAATATTGAAGACACTTATAAACTCAaagtaaatttcttttttactcCGCAAAGCTACTGATGGATTTTTGCATAGCAATGGACATCAGCTGTTTTGATCACAAAACATCAACAAGaactgcgaacgatagcattgcCAAGTCGTCTAACTAAAagtcatattttgatatttgtctAATGAAACATATTTCTaattaataatgtaaacatttatgtatgttttcgtagaatataaatgatattgtcgaacaaagagagataactttgaaTTTTGGGTTGAAATAGCTCATtcataatacaaactaaaaataaacggattttttaaaaaatcatctgaaacaaaaaatccttttagggggttttatatcttgttataaagcatattcataataaaagggttgttgttctcagtatggggggggggggtgtatgtctacagaccaaaatacattataaaaaatgcATACATCATTGTAACGTttcaacttttaatttttattttttttttttgtatttggttcttttttttagtaaagggggggggggggagtctcTGATTAACAGCACTTTTACAAACGATTTTAAGAGAGTCACTTATAAACTTTCCTTAATGAaggttatttttcatttgagttatgtttacatctcatatgtgcataaaaacatAAGTATGAAATCTACAGCTGTACTTCATTTATCTTTTTCTTAGAACATTTTTGCTGACttaacagggttttttttctgctaAATCAGTCACCTTACATTTTCAAAGATAtgtcattgtaaatattttactgaAGCGCAATATTCTGTAAAATCTGTATATAAACTGTACttaattaaggtggaataacacattctcacaaaatggctgactgCTGATCAAAacgacatttcattttattaaaaggattttatgaaCTGAAACATGTATCTTACTCCATAGTAAAGTagataaagtgtcggacttgtgatccgtagattccgagttcgaatcccacagGGGCTTTCgttgttacttactggaataatttttttagatattcgttttatttatccccaaactgcaaaattttcgcttatttgacatttgtactgtttatttatcattatatcgttcattataaaaaaatcctgttaatttgagtggcTTTTTCCAGGTGTTTTATTCAACCTTAAACCCAATCTCGACAGTACGAATAAATAATGTTGATTGAAGGCAAGAACACAAAAGGGAGTACAAGAATGATTGTTTTAGTAAAAAGTCATGTCAATAAAAATTGCAAGCATGTATAATTTAAACCAATAATTGTAAATACGAATGGAGATGGCGATATCTCCTGTTATCTGATGGTACAGTTTGATACGTTTTccttgttttgaaataaacatttgtggAAACAAAAAGCAATATATGATTTGTGTAAACAAGGTGCCATGTTACTAAGTTGTACAACTTCtctaatttgatttttgtcTTCCTTAAAGGCGCACGTCTCTGACAAAACGGTGTCATCAGATATATATTATTGTTAGACATTCATATTAATTAACACGCATGAACTAACTttgttttacattataaaattaaaatgtaatgaTAAAAGGACTTTTTGatcaacattttctttttcttattttatgtatgaaatagtttacttgctcattttgaatgactgaccaaaatttgaatgttagaagtcaagtaTTAAGAAAAGTACagaggtaaaaaaaagttattgttaTGTTAACAAAGCTGGAGTCTTATATTTGCTTACAATTTATGTATAGTGTGGAAttaccattttttaataaaatgattcgTGGCAAACAAGGTAAACTGATCAATATGTTAAATAGTtaatataataaacataaaaaagcaACACTTGATTGAGACTTATACcaattaaacacatttataaaccataacaaagctcgagttttgtttacaaaacaaagattttcaaactttgtttcttgcttataactcaatatttgacttttaaattttaataatgcaTTTACCTTACCAAGTACCAatattaaccattctaaacattaaaaaaaaaagaaatgaaaagttaaatgttgacctcaaatcgtgtccaagtccctttaatgtaAGGATTGTTTACGATATGTACTAAAGCACTACTACATGTAGTGTagcaaaaacataaattaaTGAAGCAATTTTTCTTAACATTCTTACAAAGTACTTAAGCTTCAAGGGTTACATGTTTCTCTATCTTAGGGAATTTTGACCAATGAAAAGTTggcaattatttttaatttgaattatgctgttttatcaattatctcttaaaataataaatcagaAATCTTTCGTATATCGATTTGAAACATATTTCATCATGAACGTGTACAATAAAAAGCGTGTGTGCGCAATACGATGTTATAATCTAACAGTTAtggtaaatcattttaaattcatttttcggATTAAATCATGATTGGCTTATACATCTGCCAAAATAAGAATCGTGTTGCATATTGATTACGTGTTTTAACATTGAATTACAATTAAAAGAATTAGCGTTATTAAAATCTAAGAACAGCAGCGGTAAGAAATTGCAATGCTTGCATTATTTgatttacattgataaaaagGAAGATAGGAAAATAACACAGAACCATTTTTGTATCTCAtcgataaaaaaacaaaaacaggaatTCCACAATTGCATCTCATCTCGAGGGAAAAAAATCATGCAATCCTTATTCCTACAAATTCTGTTTTTGTTATTCTTCAACTTCCTTATCAATACTACGCCCCTTTATACATTTCCCCTTTAacctttacattttttaaatcaatttatcttttaaaaatcgtcagTTTTCATCAAGATTTGAGAATACAAAGTCTGCATCATTCTACGATGTACCTTCTGATTTGTCATGAGTTGGGTCTCCTTGTTGTCCTGACCATGTTGTTAAATATGTTAGAAGTAACAGAGGCGTATGGTGAGTTAATGTTTTAGTTTACTTTATATCAAAATTCTTACTATTGATCAAgtgcatattttctttttaatatagttttattttatttaacataatTGAAAATCGTTGTTAaccctttctttttctttttcttttttttttggggggggggggggggtgcatacAAGCTGGAAAGTGTTAACCTTTTAAGGACCTTAagatttgatattattttagtttttttttagttttttatagTTATTATCATCACGAATTAGACTTGTACAGTTTCTGTCAACACCTTAACGCTTCATGGTACATTAATGTGACTAAGGAATTTGGTTAACCAATACACAcatcaattatatatttaaatgacaGTGAATCCCtcttaacatttttgaaaaaaatgatattttcccTTCTGGCACTGCCGCCACCAAAAACCTAACGTACTCAGCCCCAATTCTCAACTTAAGTGTTAAAAATATCTTGGAAATTCTTAAAATCGCCGCAACCAACTGTATTAAATATGTACTAAGTGGTGTTGGATTTTTTCAAGTTCTCAACTCTACTGAGTACATACTGATGAATGTAGATAATAAGCATCGATGTTAGAAAAAACCGtaacgtacatgtattacattataTTGTCTGCTTTGATAGTACTTTATGTAATAAGTCTAAACTTATTTGATTGTTGAATATTGTAAAACGACAATATACAATGAAGGTCTTAAATGACCCCTTCCCGCAGAGTTTCCCctctaaaaagaaaattgaaatttcatagttaaattgtacatatatatttctgaAGCACAAAAACCTGGGGGGgtttttcttcattattataatattgattcaAATGCCTTCAAActtaataattttatgaaaacattaaaataaacatgtatctgTCATGTAACCATTGTttgcaaaactttttttattttcttgcagTTTTTTTCAGTACTATTTTGAACGCGTCTCACAAATACACAATACATTTCAATCATCGATGAatctattttaaacaaatatagcAATCATTTTACTTGTTCAATCTACTCTGTGCATTTCCTTGTCAAAActatttatgtttataataaatgattttaagtgTATTACAAATACCGTTGAACTTTTGATGTTAAACACTATCATTAAGTACAATCGAtaagataaatgttttttttttaaaggcttTTCATACAAGATTGAACTCTGCTTTAgaattattatatgatacataaaacattttttttttcaaatttgaatcaTAGGGTCAAAATTACATTTCCCTAATGTTCCTGAGTTTATTTTTCCCTACAGAAAATGTTGCCCTTTACATGCCATCATATCAGAGTAACCCGTATAAAGGCAATGTTATATATGACGCAGCCAATGCAGTTGATGGACTTAAGTCAGATCTAAGCATCGACGGTGGTCAATGCGCGGTGTCCGCAACAGGACATGAAACTGCTATCTGGAGAGTAGACCTTGGCAGCGTCCACTTCATCGATCACATCACGTTGTATTTTATGACGGATAACCAATGTTGGGGTAATTACTAAATCATTGCTAGAAACAGATAAAACTTTACGAATAACTCACTCTTAATAAACGTAAAGGCAAAacgaaaatataattttaaacattaaaaacttaTAAACATTGACCAGCAAGGGAagtatgtttaaattaatacatggggtaatatattttcaaaggaAAACACACGCGAGGATTTTAAAATTAGTAGTAactgatattatatatacaattgcTACTTCATATTGCAATGTATCGATGTATTAATTGTAtgtatatttgatttctttttaatttaacaaatgaatataaaattatcAGTATTGGTTTACATGTGGTGATAACAAATAGTGCTCAAAATCAAAggtccaaaggaaaaatataaaagCTGGGCAAAGTAAACACGaatctctgaaaaaaaatcagagggAGAATAAGGTGCCACGAAGGAGTGAGCatcatcctctgctgaccggtcacacccgccatGTACTCTTTGTCGAAATCGGCAAACGGAAAATCGTAGACAATAACATACAGGTGAtcaattatggtctaacaataagtatcagcatgcgacccagtggaataTTGCCTTTACTGTGAAGGGCGTTGTATCGATCATAGAACTAAGGAACACATGACTTCAGAAGAGACTGTTGAAagtcctgggtttttttttcaacttttttgtcAAAAGCTTGCCACGCCTTATAAACTGCTCATACGTAGAGCATGGCCTTGTCTAttgaattaactgagagacaaataACTCAACATGCAGGTGACGAATGTGTTTTGCTACATGTAACTAAGGAATGTTGACTATAACAATtctgaagtcatcgcgtttatcattaAGTTTTGTGATAAATATCAACCCAATTAATGACTTCTATCCtactttttaatattatatcatttagcACATGCATAAACAAAAGTAAATTGAAAGCACTCCAAACTAATGTGATGTAGTAAAAGAATCTGAAAGGTAATGTAGTAAACTACAAAGTCTGGCTGacaaatactttaaaaactACAGAAAAcccaacaaacaaacaagaaaaactTGATGTGTAATATTCATGTAAGAAAGACGCTTAAATTCTTTATTATATGTGttgttatttacatttgttttatttccatCGATATTATTGTTTGTGGTTCCCGCTATAAATAGTATAACAGAACATGAGTATAACAGAAATGTTAATTCAATCAGTCTACCATATTCAAGTGCATTAAATGTACTCTGATCGAAGATTCacgatgggttttttttttttgtttttttttttgtttgatttttttttattaaaccctatcttgtttgattattttttaaagtctgtgtttttgtttttactatttttaCTATATCTAAAATTACTTTGTACACAGATGAATTGAACGTCAGAATATCTAGTTTCTTAGGATTTTCGCTCTATGTGTCCAACTCAACAGATAGATTAAATGGAATACTGTGTTTCAAAGACATTGAATTCAATATAAGTACTATACCAGAGGTATTCAACACGACGTGCCGTATGTTTGGACAATATGTCATCTACTACAATGAGAGATTACCCGGAGTTTACTATCCAAGCGACTATAATAATATTGCTGAGAACGATCTTTGTGAGGTAGAGGTATATGGTAAGAATAAGTTTATCAGTTATATGGTTAGGATAAGTTTATCGGTTTATCAGATCTAAAATTAATGAGTTTGAATATCGATCTTTGTTATCGACTCTGGTTGTATGTACAATGAATTACGTAGTGTGATGGTTTTCTTCATGTATTCTGCTACCCTCACATTAAGACACCCTTGCGCTAACATCTttgcaaacaaaatataaacgtaataatataaataatagaTGTTGCTTCTCAATCGTCGTGAAACAAAAAGCAAAGTTTTTCATTAAGCGGTTTTACAAAAAGCGTAGTTGATAATACACAAATAAGAACATTTAATGActtattgagaaaaaatatatttgcataacaaaataaatgCTATTTAGAACACGTTTATAGTgctactttaaaataaaatgaacagttAAGAAatgaaagtactgaaatacaatatAGTACACGTAATACTTATGACGATTCTGTTAAAGGGTGTCCAACACTAAACCCGGATTGTGATGTATGGGATCCAATGATGTGTGCCTGTCTGGTCTGTAAACCCAGCTACATGGACATTGAACCACAACATGAAACAagtaattttataaacaatgttttcaatcagattttttattcttttcataATGTGTCTTATTATTGCaacttattttcttttctattaaaatatgaatattgatCGAGAAATCAATATTATGCAATTATTGATACAGTGTTTCAAGGCAAAAGTTTTAAATCTAAATTCTTTAGTTACTCAATTTTTAACAATGTTTTACGACCATAACATAAAGTGAGAGAGTTTCACTTACTATAAACCAATTATGTTATGTTTTGCAGCTGGTGTAAAACATGATTAGGATAGATTCATTTCCAATAGATGAATATTTCACTAGTTACGCTTAATAAAAATGTCGTTTTAAAGAGAGGAGGATAACAAGaacaatatttatatgtatgGTCAAGCGCATTAATAAAGTTTGCACGTCCGTTGCATTCTGAGGTAGTTAACTATGTTATACAATataaacgatttttaaaaaagtgttgtttttttaaacttaatataattataataaaccgaaaaaaaaacgaacaaacaaacaaaacttcTTTCCAGAAAAATGCgcaaaaaataaaagtacaaCTTTTCAATAAACAGTGTTAAttgactattttattttttcatgtttaagtggcttatttttagaattttatatttttttaattccttgTGTTTAAAAATGATGCAAGGGTTAGCACTTTTATGATCTTTCAACAAGTTTAAAAGTCTTTTTTATCTTACTACCACCAAACAACTTTAAGTAACAAATACAAAAActgacaaacaaacaaacaaagaaaaGCCGTTGATATGTTGTCATTAATTTAAAGGTAAATTACGTTGTATAAAAATGGAGTTGCTTAATTCAAAGACAGACATTTcataacaataaaatttatctaAGTGCATACACATTATATGCAGAGACTTCTacctctgtaaaataaaaaatattttgaatcgaaaagaaattaaaaatgtagaaCCAGTTTAACATGCATGTAACAACACATTGCTCTGGTTCCAATGGAAATCATCAATACCAAGGTCATAGAATGCCTGTTCAGTGATTCTCTAAAGGTGTTTTAAATACAGtgtttattaataatcaataaTGGTTTCACTTAATGATGCACattaaaatgactttttatCTGTCTTCTTCTGTGTCTTTCTTTAGCAGATTGGCCATTTGGTTCATATGGATACTACTATGATGAAATGTGTGGTCATTGTAAAGATCCGACTCAATGTTCCCCTGATACTGGGATATGTCTCACAGGATGTAGTGCTGGATATTTTGGACCATCGTGCAAAGAAGGTTTCAGTCTATTGAGTTATACGTATTCTTTAGTAAGAGAAGACTCAATGTGCATATATGTTTCTATCGAGATTATAGCCGttttacttttgtttaaaatagaaaaagaaattgacGGCGTTgtataaaatgaacaaaacttCTAACTGTTCATCCTGAaaagtataatattttgaatatctaaaattaaaattatgtgacttgtttaatatttcataactGATATGTACTTTCATCATTGGTACAGATAAAATAAGGCAATACtaattgaaaacaattacccGAACAAAAcgtcaaaagaaaaaaaaatattatttttctgtgCGTGCTAAATTCAATTGGCAATCTTATGCGATTGTACTAATCTTTAGTTATAGTTCCAAAAGAAAAACCCTTGAAACTGTTGGAATGTTAAAGTCTAGATTGTTCTTATATATTGTTCTCACTTTCAATCTGTTTGTTATTTTGTCCTggacattgttttaaatataaagcaaTCGACATATTTGTTCTCTTATATGTGTATCGTCAGTATCATCGGCAACTTAAAACACTCTGAAAGCTCTGGGCGAATTCCATCAAAGCCGGAAGTATTTGTGATATTCAACAAGGGTCAATGTCTCGGGTCGCAACCAGAGGTCTAGATGAATTCAACGTTCTTAACTACTTGAAAGTTTACTGTTAAAGTCTCGATTGTTCTTACATATTGTACTCAATTTCAATCTTTTGTTTCGTTTGTCCTggacattgttttaaatataaagcaaTCAAAAGGAAACGTTATTAAAACATAACTGTTCTCTTATATAAGTGTATCGTCATTATCATCGGCAACTTAAAACACTCCAAAAGTTCTGGGCGAAATCCATCAAAGCCGGAAGTATTTGTGATATTCAACAAAGGTCAAGGTCTCGGGTCGCAACCATAGGTCTAGATCAATATATCGTTCTTAACTACTTGAAAGTTTACTGATAATCAGTTACCCCGACGGCAAGacaaataaatgtgtttattttatacagtaaataattataaagGGTGAACACTCAATAATTTGGTTTAGTTTATATCTTACCGAATTGATCTACCTTTTGAATTGTGTTTAATTATGTAAGTTAAGACGATAACATAAGCCATACTCTTTTCTGGTTGAGGtacaattttaatataaagaGTTACTTATATTTGTGAAGTCGTTTTGTTGccattaaattgttttgtttttgtttttgtttttgttttttgttttttcggGGGGAGGGGGTGCATTTTACTTGATATACAGCAAAACAGCAAAACAGCAAAATATGTTCACATTTGCCGTGTACAACAAGATTTAATGTATAACTTATTgataaaattgcattttaaatttcattttctttggcGACCAACTTTTTTTAGtattctaaacaaaaaaattaagaaattaagaaaatctcattttcgccaatttcttttttctttttctccacAAAATAGATATAAACCTTTATTAAAAGTACCAGTTGTTGCTCATTTTATTtcgttatttttacaaatttgttgTGTTAATTGGCCAATAGAAAAAACGCAatgaatacatatatatcatgGACTTGATAGTTATCTATATTGTCATCATTTCTTACAGAGTGTGATATTGGTAATTATGGATACAACTGCAATGAGACATGTGGTCATTGCAATGATATATCGCAATGCTCCACTACGAATGGAATCTGTCATACGGGATGTTCTTATGGGTACACCGGAGGTTTGTGCAAAAAAGGTACGTTTAAATTGAAgcattttgttttaagaaagaAATGGGAAACGAATTGAAGTTAACAAGTTGAGGACAACGTAACTATAACCATGATAGTTTAGTGTGCTTTTGTATAAGACTATTCATAATGAATAAACTTCAAAAATTTTGTGCAACACTTTACTATATTTTTCGATAAATCTGCGCTCGTTTTATATTACTCATTATACTGTTTTGTCACATATCATTTCTCctgatttaaatttgatatgtaccggtaataaaaaaaacatgtttcatttataattaccCTTGGTCTTTTACTCATAAAACctggtttaattttaatgtatgaaTGTCTTGTGTAAACAAGAAAACCAGCTACTAAGTTGGCAGTTCACAACTGGAATAGATTTTCAGTTATGAATGTCTCTACTGGCAGGCTTAATtactattgatattttttaaaagtcatttGGAGAAAAGGTTATAATTTGACTGAGTATAAATTTACGATAACTAGcctaaaaatattcaatcacGACCGGGTCGGAGGAAGCCTTAAATTATTAACTGAACACGCATTGCAAAGTATAAATCATTGTTTGTCATCTTTATTGGCGGACACCAGTAAATTGTTGCAGtgtgtttatatttgtttcaaacggtacaactttttttcttgtatttttattcttttctttttcctgtttttttttattattttttttttggtgggtttttttgtatttgtttggTACAATGAAAAACGTTCCTTTTAAGTCATTCCACTGTCATTTCTTGCCAAACAGGTTACTCTGGTGGGGGAGTGACAAAGACAATTTTCCTGTATAGAGTATATAATttgtaattgtgttttattCCTCAGAATGTGACATTGGTCTCTACGGATATAAATGTTCTTATACATGTGGCCACTGCATTGATCCGGCAGAGTGTAATCATGTCACTGGAACATGTCGTACAGGATGTGCAGCTGGATATCGCGGACGTTTGTGCATAGAACGTACATCACTTTTACTGTTTTAAAGTCAAATAAATCGTCGCTTGAGAACCACATTGTTttatgtgccatttttgaaaaaaatgagttCTATACATTAATGTACATAAAGTTATGTTTATTTGTACATTCGGTAAAGTCACCACATTGTTAATAGAATACTTAATACAGttaacaatattaatttttctcaGATTGTGACATTGGTCATTATGGGTACAATTGCAACGAGACGTGTGGCCACTGTAATAATGCAACACAGTGTTCTTCCGTCACTGGAACCTGTCGAACTGGATGTGGAGCAGGATATTCAGAAAGATTGTGCAAGGACGGTtcgtggtgttttttttttttacatacttctGGAAATTCGGGTAGTATTTTTAATTTCGAACTATTTTGAAGGCAACCAACTGTCATTTTATACTTAAAACGTTACAAAATTCATTCCCGGCTTGTTACTAATAATAAGCATCAACAAattactgcaatttttttttatttgtggtGTACGATACTTGGTGAAAAATGGTAAGCAAGACGTTGTCCTTAACTTGAGTAGCGTAATCCTGTAAGTTTCTAACGTAATGCATACTGTTACTGTTACCACCCTTTATTCTAGAGTGACAACTTTTCTCGTTGTTCGCGAGAGCCTCATTGTCACGAATAGATCTCGCCACAGACCAGTATTTGCCATGTAGTtgtaataatatgttttacggtgtgaccgttggggcgagcgcagaaggaaccaAACATCTCTCaacattgttaaatgcaacttTAACCTGTTGACTTGTCCCAACctaaaaactttggctttgtctcgaaaacgtTTATCACCGCATGGAACCCGAAGTTATCAAACAGTTATTCCAATTGTCCATTTTAGGCTAATACACTTAATAAACAAACTACCACTGaaccaaaattaaatgtaaaacagACTTATTAAGATATGTTGAATCAAAGCtgtttgattcttttttttattaaaagacaatcatg encodes:
- the LOC105319061 gene encoding multiple epidermal growth factor-like domains protein 11 isoform X2; protein product: MYLLICHELGLLVVLTMLLNMLEVTEAYENVALYMPSYQSNPYKGNVIYDAANAVDGLKSDLSIDGGQCAVSATGHETAIWRVDLGSVHFIDHITLYFMTDNQCWDELNVRISSFLGFSLYVSNSTDRLNGILCFKDIEFNISTIPEVFNTTCRMFGQYVIYYNERLPGVYYPSDYNNIAENDLCEVEVYGCPTLNPDCDVWDPMMCACLVCKPSYMDIEPQHETNWPFGSYGYYYDEMCGHCKDPTQCSPDTGICLTGCSAGYFGPSCKEECDIGNYGYNCNETCGHCNDISQCSTTNGICHTGCSYGYTGGLCKKECDIGLYGYKCSYTCGHCIDPAECNHVTGTCRTGCAAGYRGRLCIEHCDIGHYGYNCNETCGHCNNATQCSSVTGTCRTGCGAGYSERLCKDVDKEKVMAIFLYSLIGVVCFLVIIIGALILYIVLTRMSIARNNARQQQNKEMVPAVYNNTFDAFHNKAYDNEYMEMGEPSYINTNARGLV
- the LOC105319061 gene encoding uncharacterized protein isoform X3, yielding MYLLICHELGLLVVLTMLLNMLEVTEAYENVALYMPSYQSNPYKGNVIYDAANAVDGLKSDLSIDGGQCAVSATGHETAIWRVDLGSVHFIDHITLYFMTDNQCWDELNVRISSFLGFSLYVSNSTDRLNGILCFKDIEFNISTIPEVFNTTCRMFGQYVIYYNERLPGVYYPSDYNNIAENDLCEVEVYGCPTLNPDCDVWDPMMCACLVCKPSYMDIEPQHETTDWPFGSYGYYYDEMCGHCKDPTQCSPDTGICLTGCSAGYFGPSCKEECDIGNYGYNCNETCGHCNDISQCSTTNGICHTGCSYGYTGGLCKKDCDIGHYGYNCNETCGHCNNATQCSSVTGTCRTGCGAGYSERLCKDVDKEKVMAIFLYSLIGVVCFLVIIIGALILYIVLTRMSIARNNARQQQNKEMVPAVYNNTFDAFHNKAYDNEYMEMGEPSYINTNARGLV
- the LOC105319061 gene encoding multiple epidermal growth factor-like domains protein 11 isoform X1, encoding MYLLICHELGLLVVLTMLLNMLEVTEAYENVALYMPSYQSNPYKGNVIYDAANAVDGLKSDLSIDGGQCAVSATGHETAIWRVDLGSVHFIDHITLYFMTDNQCWDELNVRISSFLGFSLYVSNSTDRLNGILCFKDIEFNISTIPEVFNTTCRMFGQYVIYYNERLPGVYYPSDYNNIAENDLCEVEVYGCPTLNPDCDVWDPMMCACLVCKPSYMDIEPQHETTDWPFGSYGYYYDEMCGHCKDPTQCSPDTGICLTGCSAGYFGPSCKEECDIGNYGYNCNETCGHCNDISQCSTTNGICHTGCSYGYTGGLCKKECDIGLYGYKCSYTCGHCIDPAECNHVTGTCRTGCAAGYRGRLCIEHCDIGHYGYNCNETCGHCNNATQCSSVTGTCRTGCGAGYSERLCKDVDKEKVMAIFLYSLIGVVCFLVIIIGALILYIVLTRMSIARNNARQQQNKEMVPAVYNNTFDAFHNKAYDNEYMEMGEPSYINTNARGLV